A genome region from Labilibaculum antarcticum includes the following:
- a CDS encoding patatin-like phospholipase family protein, protein MKIGIALGGGGARGFAHLGVLKALEEKGIRPDIISGVSAGAVIGAFIASGYTSEKTLKILKNKSLMAYSKLHYPKYGLFSLDSLKGDIQKHIKTNRIENLQIPLFIAVSNLNDGRVEYIKEGDLSTYILASASIPVLFAPVMIDGKMYSDGGLFDNLPISPLLQKCDVIIAVNVSPVQKIEKFDNLVQVASRTFQLGVHSNIIRHKEKCSLFIEPTGLREFEILNGNHAEDIFELGYNYTKNLEINLFD, encoded by the coding sequence ATGAAAATAGGAATTGCATTAGGTGGTGGTGGCGCTCGGGGCTTCGCTCATCTGGGTGTACTCAAAGCATTGGAAGAAAAAGGCATTCGTCCGGATATTATTTCCGGCGTAAGTGCTGGTGCCGTAATCGGAGCATTTATCGCTTCAGGTTATACCAGCGAAAAAACTTTGAAGATTCTGAAAAACAAAAGCCTGATGGCTTATTCCAAATTACATTATCCCAAATATGGATTATTCAGTTTAGACAGCTTAAAAGGAGACATTCAAAAACACATCAAAACCAATCGAATCGAAAATTTGCAAATTCCTCTGTTCATAGCCGTTTCCAACTTAAACGATGGCAGGGTTGAATACATTAAAGAGGGAGATTTAAGCACTTATATTTTAGCCTCGGCTAGTATTCCGGTACTCTTCGCTCCTGTTATGATTGATGGCAAGATGTACTCCGATGGCGGACTATTCGACAATCTTCCTATTTCACCTTTATTGCAAAAATGCGATGTTATTATTGCTGTTAATGTGAGTCCGGTTCAAAAAATTGAAAAGTTTGATAATTTGGTTCAGGTTGCCTCCCGAACTTTCCAACTGGGTGTCCATTCGAATATAATTCGACACAAAGAAAAATGTTCTCTTTTTATTGAACCAACAGGCTTACGGGAATTCGAAATATTGAATGGAAATCATGCCGAGGATATTTTCGAATTGGGATACAATTACACTAAGAATTTAGAAATTAATCTATTTGACTAA
- a CDS encoding C-GCAxxG-C-C family protein: MSSGFGGGMGRLQKTCGAVTGAFMVLGIHNCKKYGNHKLQTDNNRILIQEFTRKFLLKHNSTNCDELIGCNLNTDDGQAYTEKNKVKERICEKCIIDAIEIVDPLISNSK, from the coding sequence ATTTCAAGTGGATTTGGTGGAGGAATGGGCAGACTTCAAAAAACCTGTGGTGCCGTTACCGGCGCATTTATGGTACTTGGAATTCACAACTGTAAAAAATACGGCAATCATAAGCTTCAAACAGACAATAATCGAATACTGATTCAAGAGTTTACTCGCAAATTTCTACTAAAACACAATTCTACAAATTGTGATGAATTAATAGGGTGTAATCTAAATACTGATGATGGACAAGCTTACACTGAAAAAAATAAGGTGAAAGAAAGAATTTGTGAAAAATGCATCATCGATGCCATAGAGATTGTAGATCCACTGATTAGTAACTCCAAATAG
- a CDS encoding toxin-antitoxin system YwqK family antitoxin, whose product MIISDKKKERETGFHQLFFPDGQIHKDYQYKGNVLHGECKLFHPNGVLEESCFYENGIISGWFKEYYTNRQLRKIGRFNLNHKDGLWLSFFKDGNTHREGKYKQGKRHGIWKVNYQNGQLKQHGNYLMGLSEGIWQYFYENGQILREGNYKDELENGPWSIYDQNGTKRMILTFKNGILDGKVTVYKSNGEISKIERYRKGNILAKYKKQ is encoded by the coding sequence ATGATAATATCAGACAAGAAGAAAGAACGGGAAACTGGTTTTCATCAATTATTTTTTCCGGATGGACAAATCCATAAAGATTATCAATACAAAGGAAATGTTTTACATGGTGAGTGTAAGTTGTTTCATCCGAATGGAGTATTAGAAGAATCATGCTTTTATGAGAATGGCATTATTTCAGGCTGGTTCAAAGAATACTACACTAATCGTCAACTACGTAAAATTGGCAGATTTAATTTGAATCATAAAGATGGACTCTGGTTAAGTTTTTTCAAAGATGGCAACACTCATAGAGAAGGTAAATACAAACAAGGGAAACGACATGGAATTTGGAAAGTGAATTATCAAAATGGTCAACTAAAACAACATGGTAATTACCTGATGGGATTGTCAGAAGGAATTTGGCAATATTTTTATGAAAATGGTCAAATTTTACGGGAAGGAAATTATAAAGACGAACTGGAAAACGGTCCATGGTCGATTTATGACCAAAACGGGACTAAAAGAATGATTCTTACATTCAAGAATGGGATTTTGGATGGAAAAGTTACCGTCTATAAAAGTAATGGCGAAATTTCAAAAATTGAACGATACCGAAAAGGAAATATTTTGGCCAAATATAAAAAGCAATAA
- a CDS encoding Gfo/Idh/MocA family protein yields the protein MTIRWGILGAGRIAKKFAEDFKVVNNGKIVAVASRSQDRSNKFVHEFEIPKAYSSYEEMVENPDIDLVYVATPHNFHFEHASLCLNNGKSVLCEKPVTVNSEEFELLQNLAKEKNLFFMEALWTYYLPAIIQAMDWIREGKIGAVKQLQVSFGFPGDMDEKMRLANPDLAGGALLDIGIYGIAMAELVFDEELEDIQAMAHFSDTGIDDYNSIQLKYKSGGMAQISSSFVSEFKNEAIIYGTKGRIEIPQFWMAKKAFLITSAEKLEFINKNVQLGYNYEAFAVNELLKKGAIESSVVPLVKSKRILSIMDQVRNQIGLRYPFEK from the coding sequence ATGACTATTAGATGGGGGATTTTAGGAGCTGGAAGAATTGCAAAAAAGTTTGCAGAAGATTTTAAAGTTGTGAATAATGGTAAAATAGTAGCTGTTGCCTCAAGATCGCAAGATCGCTCGAATAAATTCGTTCATGAATTTGAAATTCCCAAAGCGTATTCGTCCTACGAAGAAATGGTGGAAAATCCTGACATTGACCTTGTGTATGTTGCAACACCACACAATTTTCATTTCGAACATGCGAGTCTTTGTCTGAATAACGGCAAATCGGTATTGTGCGAAAAACCTGTTACAGTAAACTCTGAAGAGTTTGAACTTCTTCAAAATTTGGCCAAAGAAAAGAATCTGTTTTTCATGGAAGCGCTTTGGACCTACTACCTTCCTGCGATTATACAAGCCATGGATTGGATTCGGGAAGGAAAAATAGGAGCTGTAAAACAATTGCAGGTAAGTTTTGGTTTTCCCGGTGACATGGACGAGAAAATGAGATTGGCTAACCCGGATTTAGCAGGTGGTGCCTTATTGGATATTGGAATATATGGTATTGCAATGGCTGAATTGGTTTTTGACGAAGAACTTGAAGACATCCAAGCTATGGCTCATTTCTCAGATACAGGGATAGACGATTACAATAGCATTCAATTAAAATATAAAAGCGGTGGTATGGCTCAAATTTCAAGTTCCTTTGTTTCTGAGTTTAAAAATGAAGCAATAATTTATGGCACCAAAGGAAGAATAGAAATCCCACAATTCTGGATGGCTAAAAAAGCCTTTTTGATAACTAGTGCTGAAAAATTAGAGTTTATCAATAAAAACGTACAACTTGGATATAATTATGAAGCTTTTGCTGTAAATGAACTGCTAAAAAAAGGAGCTATTGAAAGTTCTGTAGTACCTTTAGTAAAAAGTAAACGAATATTATCCATAATGGATCAAGTGAGGAACCAAATCGGTTTAAGATATCCATTCGAAAAGTAA
- the acs gene encoding acetate--CoA ligase, with the protein MIDKISTLGGYIHEYQKSVAKPEEFWSRIAESFFWRKKWDTILDWNFSEPKINWFINGKMNITENIFERHLFTRGNQPAIIWEPNDPNDENRVLTYNELFLEVKKFSNVLLQYGIKKGDRIAFYMPMIPELAIAMLACARIGAIHSIVFAGFSANSLADRIIDAKAKMVITSDGGYRGNKIIPIKEIVDEAVETCPTVKNVIVVQRTNSEITFNDKMDLWWHECMANAEEEHNAETMDAEDILFILYTSGSTDKPKGIVHTCGGYMVYTAYTFKNVFQYSDGDIYFCSADIGWITGHSYIVYGPLLNGATTIMFEGIPTYPDPGRYWDIVNKYDVAQFYTAPTAIRSLMSKGQGYVENKDLSCLKVLGTVGEPINEEAWHWYHDHVGKNRCPIVDTWWQTETGGIAISPIAGIIPTKPSFATLPLPGIQPVIVDAEGKELSGKSVEGNLCIKYPWPGMLRTIWGDHERFKKTYFSTYKNLYFSGDGVKRDEDGYYRILGRVDDVINVSGHRMGTAEVENAINEHPLVNESAVVGFPHDIKGQGIYAFVVCGELSTGGEEGIKTSIRKGVTKIIGPIAKPDRIQLVRSLPKTRSGKIMRRILRKIAEGDYSNFGDISTLLDTSVVEEIIKGAIEDVKE; encoded by the coding sequence ATGATAGATAAGATTAGTACTCTTGGTGGATATATTCATGAATATCAAAAGAGTGTCGCAAAACCAGAAGAATTTTGGAGTCGAATTGCTGAAAGTTTCTTTTGGAGAAAAAAATGGGATACAATATTGGATTGGAATTTTTCAGAACCTAAAATTAATTGGTTCATCAATGGGAAAATGAACATTACCGAAAATATTTTTGAACGACATCTTTTCACTCGCGGAAATCAACCAGCAATAATTTGGGAGCCTAATGATCCAAATGATGAGAATAGAGTATTGACTTATAATGAGCTATTTCTGGAGGTTAAGAAGTTTTCCAATGTTCTGCTTCAGTATGGAATTAAAAAGGGTGATAGAATCGCTTTCTACATGCCTATGATTCCTGAATTGGCCATTGCCATGTTGGCTTGTGCACGAATTGGTGCCATCCACTCCATCGTATTTGCGGGTTTCTCGGCCAATTCCCTTGCCGATAGAATAATTGATGCCAAAGCTAAGATGGTAATTACATCTGATGGTGGCTACAGAGGAAATAAAATCATCCCGATTAAGGAGATTGTGGATGAAGCAGTAGAAACTTGCCCTACGGTAAAAAATGTAATTGTAGTTCAACGGACTAATTCAGAAATTACTTTTAATGATAAAATGGATTTGTGGTGGCACGAATGCATGGCTAATGCAGAAGAGGAACATAATGCCGAAACAATGGATGCCGAGGATATATTATTCATTTTATATACATCCGGGTCGACTGATAAACCAAAAGGAATTGTTCACACTTGTGGTGGATATATGGTTTACACCGCATATACGTTTAAAAATGTTTTCCAGTACAGCGACGGAGACATTTATTTTTGTTCTGCTGATATTGGTTGGATTACCGGGCACTCTTATATTGTTTACGGGCCTTTATTAAATGGAGCCACAACAATAATGTTCGAAGGGATACCAACTTATCCTGATCCAGGCAGATATTGGGACATCGTAAATAAATATGATGTTGCCCAGTTCTATACCGCTCCTACGGCCATTCGTTCATTAATGTCGAAGGGACAGGGATATGTTGAGAATAAAGATCTTTCTTGCTTAAAAGTGCTTGGGACAGTTGGAGAACCCATAAATGAAGAAGCCTGGCACTGGTATCACGATCATGTTGGAAAAAATCGATGCCCAATTGTTGATACCTGGTGGCAAACAGAAACTGGTGGAATTGCAATTAGCCCAATTGCAGGAATTATTCCCACAAAACCTTCATTTGCAACCTTACCGCTTCCTGGTATTCAACCCGTAATTGTTGATGCCGAAGGAAAAGAATTATCCGGAAAGAGTGTAGAAGGAAATTTGTGCATTAAATATCCATGGCCGGGAATGCTTCGAACAATTTGGGGTGATCATGAGCGATTCAAAAAAACCTATTTCAGTACCTACAAGAATCTGTACTTCTCAGGCGATGGAGTAAAACGAGATGAAGATGGCTATTACCGAATTTTGGGGCGTGTTGACGATGTTATAAATGTATCCGGACACAGAATGGGAACTGCCGAAGTGGAAAATGCTATTAACGAACACCCACTGGTAAATGAAAGTGCTGTTGTTGGTTTTCCACACGATATTAAAGGACAAGGAATTTATGCTTTTGTTGTTTGCGGAGAGCTTTCTACCGGTGGTGAAGAAGGTATTAAAACCAGTATCAGAAAAGGGGTTACCAAAATTATTGGCCCAATTGCTAAACCGGATAGAATACAATTGGTTAGAAGCTTACCTAAAACGCGATCGGGCAAGATAATGCGACGGATACTTCGAAAAATAGCTGAGGGAGACTACTCCAATTTTGGAGATATTTCCACCCTACTCGACACATCGGTTGTTGAAGAAATAATAAAAGGAGCCATAGAGGACGTAAAGGAGTAA
- a CDS encoding helix-turn-helix domain-containing protein, whose amino-acid sequence MYEIPKRTDDNLKELLENADISVSSIDGSLRYKIDSDPLLNSTVNFFGAGLFLLDLEMETILWGNQNFLTLNGLKKEYLLNPILKDLIYRKIHPKDINYLISKGVKNALKNDIAPFSNTLRFREKDQSWNHFYFSLISPKNCTLNKKQFKIGIQFDLSRILNHYPLMESIRDNSCYNDHEDFQKLKSLSKREKEILGLIVKGFTDKKIANQLSISNYTSEKHRKNIIQKLDVKNTASLSFLAGKYGFF is encoded by the coding sequence ATGTATGAAATACCAAAGCGTACGGATGACAATCTAAAAGAATTACTAGAAAATGCAGACATTAGTGTTTCTTCCATAGATGGATCCCTTAGATATAAAATTGATTCAGACCCCTTATTAAATTCAACGGTTAATTTTTTTGGTGCCGGATTGTTTCTTCTCGATTTAGAAATGGAAACAATACTGTGGGGAAACCAAAATTTCTTAACTCTAAATGGTTTAAAAAAAGAATATTTGCTAAATCCTATATTGAAAGACCTAATTTACCGAAAAATTCATCCGAAAGACATAAACTACCTAATAAGTAAAGGAGTAAAAAACGCCCTGAAAAATGATATTGCTCCGTTTTCTAACACCTTACGTTTCAGAGAAAAAGACCAAAGTTGGAATCATTTTTATTTTTCATTAATTAGTCCAAAAAACTGTACTCTTAATAAAAAACAGTTTAAAATTGGAATTCAATTCGATCTTAGTCGCATTTTAAATCATTATCCCCTAATGGAATCGATAAGGGATAATTCATGTTATAATGATCATGAAGATTTTCAAAAGCTTAAATCTTTATCGAAACGGGAAAAAGAAATTTTGGGCCTTATTGTAAAAGGATTTACCGATAAGAAAATTGCAAATCAACTTAGCATCAGTAATTACACCTCTGAAAAACATCGCAAAAATATCATTCAAAAATTGGATGTAAAAAACACAGCCAGTCTTTCTTTTTTAGCTGGTAAATATGGATTTTTTTAG
- a CDS encoding AMP-binding protein — translation MNKLSYEHGSSNQPLLGETITERLRKTVELFGDRDALIVPYQNYKATYLEFWQQIEEVAKGLLAFGVEKGDRVGIWSPNRLEWVIVQFATARIGAILVNINPAYKSAELKFALRQSEISLLIMSEGFRKTSYFEIIQEVRQSCIHLKQIVILDRDWQALIEAGKRISTAQIEEIETHLQFDDPINIQYTSGTTGFPKGATLTHHNILNNGYFIGERLHYNETDRVCIPVPFYHCFGMVLGNLACITHGSAMVIPGEAFDAEAVLQTVQNEKCTSLYGVPLMFIAELEHPNFEKYDLSSLRTGIMAGASCPEKAMLEVQEKMNMKEVAICYGMTETSPVSTQTFVNDALSKRVGTVGRVHPHQEIKIVDPETGKIVARGEGGEFCTRGYSVMLKYWNNDEATKSVIDAAGWMHTGDLASMDEEGYVTITGRIKDMIIRGGENISPFEIEEFFHSHERISEVYVIGMPDYKYGEVVMAWVKFKEGKSATEEELRDYCKGQIATYKIPKYFKFTNEFPTTVTGKIRKIEMREISSRELELSGR, via the coding sequence ATGAACAAGCTATCTTACGAGCACGGAAGCTCGAACCAGCCTCTTTTGGGCGAAACAATAACCGAGCGACTTCGCAAAACGGTTGAATTATTTGGCGATAGAGATGCCTTAATTGTACCTTATCAGAATTACAAAGCAACATACCTTGAATTTTGGCAGCAAATAGAAGAAGTAGCAAAAGGACTGCTGGCATTTGGTGTGGAAAAAGGCGATCGGGTTGGAATCTGGTCTCCAAACAGACTCGAATGGGTAATTGTGCAATTTGCAACAGCAAGAATTGGTGCCATTTTGGTAAATATTAATCCTGCCTATAAATCAGCAGAATTAAAATTTGCACTTCGACAATCTGAAATTAGTCTTTTGATTATGTCGGAAGGTTTTCGAAAGACCAGTTATTTCGAAATAATACAGGAAGTAAGACAGTCTTGCATCCATTTAAAGCAGATCGTAATACTCGACAGAGATTGGCAAGCCTTAATTGAAGCCGGCAAGAGAATTTCCACAGCTCAAATCGAAGAAATAGAGACTCATCTGCAGTTTGATGATCCGATCAATATTCAATACACTTCGGGGACAACAGGTTTTCCAAAAGGAGCAACTTTAACACATCACAACATTTTAAACAACGGTTACTTTATTGGTGAGCGTTTGCATTACAATGAAACAGACCGGGTTTGTATTCCAGTTCCCTTTTACCACTGTTTCGGAATGGTATTAGGCAATTTGGCCTGTATTACTCATGGTTCTGCCATGGTGATCCCGGGTGAAGCATTCGACGCTGAAGCTGTATTGCAAACCGTTCAAAATGAAAAGTGCACATCGCTTTACGGAGTCCCTTTGATGTTTATTGCAGAATTGGAACATCCTAATTTTGAAAAATATGACCTAAGCAGTTTGCGTACCGGCATAATGGCGGGAGCATCTTGCCCTGAGAAAGCCATGCTTGAGGTTCAGGAAAAAATGAACATGAAAGAAGTTGCCATTTGTTATGGAATGACCGAAACCTCTCCTGTATCCACCCAAACATTTGTTAATGATGCATTGAGTAAACGAGTGGGAACGGTTGGTCGCGTCCATCCTCATCAGGAAATAAAGATTGTTGATCCGGAAACGGGAAAGATTGTTGCGCGTGGTGAAGGTGGTGAATTTTGTACCCGTGGCTATTCCGTAATGTTAAAATACTGGAACAACGATGAAGCTACCAAATCGGTAATTGATGCTGCTGGCTGGATGCATACAGGAGATTTGGCAAGTATGGACGAGGAAGGATATGTGACCATTACCGGCAGAATAAAAGACATGATTATTCGTGGAGGGGAAAATATCTCGCCATTCGAAATTGAAGAGTTTTTTCATTCTCACGAGCGCATTAGCGAAGTATATGTGATTGGTATGCCCGACTATAAATACGGCGAAGTTGTAATGGCTTGGGTGAAGTTTAAAGAAGGGAAATCGGCCACTGAAGAGGAACTTAGAGATTATTGCAAAGGACAAATTGCGACTTATAAAATTCCTAAGTATTTTAAATTCACCAATGAATTTCCAACTACTGTAACGGGTAAAATCCGTAAAATTGAAATGAGAGAGATTTCCAGTAGAGAATTGGAGTTAAGCGGAAGATAA
- a CDS encoding cysteate synthase — protein MAIDFRATEYILESLQTGKKFEDEGWTLDAPAEEKACLIRANYQKTQLEPGDNSLGIYKFADWLPIYRTLEGSSAPATYKSEGLSKYLGLENLYITFSGYWPEKGANFRTCSFKETEAFSVSGRLSDTGQILVVASAGNTARAFARVCSDNNIPLLLCVPEDNINALWFDEPIKENVRLVATKSGSDYFDAIHLSNLACQLEGFITEGGAKNVARRDGMGTTVLSAVTEIGKIPDYYFQAVGSGTGAIAAWEANLRFIEDGRYGSNKMKLMVSQNAPFLPMYDAWKADSREILPLDDNLARKQVEEIVAKVLSNRKPPYSIVGGMYDAMKDAGGDVLKATNEEAMEAAKIFEETEGNDIHPASAVAVASLIKYVQEGNINKKACVMLNITGGGEERFKREKEICYLKPSHVFDINPDLNSLKEVLEKLFKIESSEII, from the coding sequence ATGGCTATAGATTTTCGAGCTACTGAATATATTCTTGAGTCTTTACAGACTGGAAAGAAATTTGAAGATGAAGGTTGGACCCTGGATGCTCCTGCTGAAGAGAAGGCTTGTTTGATAAGAGCTAACTATCAAAAAACGCAACTTGAGCCTGGGGATAATTCTTTAGGGATTTACAAATTCGCCGATTGGTTGCCAATTTATAGAACATTAGAAGGATCTTCTGCTCCGGCAACCTATAAAAGTGAAGGATTGTCTAAATATCTTGGTTTAGAAAATTTATACATCACATTTAGTGGATACTGGCCTGAGAAGGGAGCAAATTTCAGAACATGCTCTTTTAAGGAAACGGAAGCTTTTTCGGTAAGTGGCAGATTGAGTGATACTGGTCAGATACTCGTGGTTGCATCTGCGGGAAATACTGCGCGTGCTTTTGCAAGAGTTTGCTCCGATAATAACATTCCTTTGTTGCTTTGTGTTCCTGAGGATAATATCAATGCTCTTTGGTTCGATGAACCAATTAAGGAGAACGTTAGATTGGTTGCAACAAAATCGGGAAGTGATTATTTTGATGCTATTCATTTATCAAATCTGGCCTGTCAGTTAGAAGGTTTTATTACTGAAGGAGGAGCCAAAAACGTGGCTCGTAGAGACGGAATGGGTACTACTGTTCTTTCTGCGGTAACAGAGATCGGTAAAATTCCTGATTATTATTTTCAAGCTGTTGGAAGTGGAACGGGCGCAATTGCTGCTTGGGAAGCTAATTTACGCTTTATTGAAGATGGTCGTTATGGCTCCAATAAAATGAAATTGATGGTTTCTCAGAATGCTCCTTTTTTACCTATGTATGATGCATGGAAAGCCGATTCTAGAGAAATATTACCATTAGACGATAATTTGGCCAGAAAACAGGTGGAAGAAATTGTTGCTAAGGTATTGTCTAATCGTAAACCTCCCTATTCAATTGTAGGTGGTATGTACGATGCGATGAAAGATGCTGGCGGTGATGTTTTAAAAGCCACGAATGAAGAAGCAATGGAAGCAGCCAAAATATTCGAGGAAACAGAAGGAAATGATATTCATCCTGCCTCAGCTGTAGCTGTAGCTAGTTTAATTAAATATGTGCAGGAAGGGAATATTAATAAAAAGGCCTGTGTCATGTTGAATATTACTGGTGGAGGAGAAGAACGCTTTAAAAGAGAAAAAGAGATTTGTTATTTGAAGCCATCTCATGTTTTCGATATCAATCCGGACCTAAATTCGTTAAAAGAAGTATTAGAGAAGCTCTTTAAAATAGAGTCTTCAGAAATTATATAA
- a CDS encoding type III PLP-dependent enzyme domain-containing protein — MKNTYFDLIEQSYYFPQEGFDLRDNNLTFQGISMKYLIEKYGTPFRFFYLPKIGDQIKKARNLFNKAIKKNNYEGKYHYCYCTKCNHFAHVVGEALKHNVNLETSSPFDIDLILNLYRDKKIDLNRIIVHNGYKTDDYLRKILNMQEIGFKNSIIIFDSVQELDRLEILAQDRVVKVGLRMAINEESQSAYYTSRMGIRSNEIINFYHDRIKNNPKFELKMLHFFVDSGIKDSLYYWGEFQKALKVYAELKKDSESLDSFNLGGGFPIRNHLGFEYQYEYLINEIIANIKDACTKEGIPEPDIYTEFGKYTVGESGAIVFKVLEQKQQNDTESWYLIDNSLMNTIPDAWSIHEKFILLPINKWKNEYKRVNIGGISCDHSDYYNSEDLNQEVLLPSYSDDEKEPLYIGFFHTGAYQDAISGYGGIKHCLIPSPKHVIIDRDEKGNFFDYVYRNEQSADEMFKLLGYNK, encoded by the coding sequence ATGAAAAACACTTATTTTGATTTGATTGAGCAGAGCTATTATTTCCCTCAGGAAGGCTTTGACTTACGAGATAACAACCTAACTTTTCAAGGTATTTCGATGAAATATCTTATTGAAAAATATGGTACTCCATTTCGATTTTTTTACCTTCCTAAAATCGGAGACCAAATTAAAAAGGCCAGGAATCTTTTCAATAAAGCGATTAAAAAAAACAATTACGAGGGGAAGTACCACTATTGTTATTGTACAAAATGCAATCACTTTGCCCATGTAGTTGGCGAAGCTTTAAAGCACAATGTTAATCTTGAGACTTCTTCCCCTTTTGATATTGATCTGATTCTAAATCTTTACAGAGATAAAAAAATCGATTTGAACAGAATAATTGTTCACAACGGATACAAAACGGATGATTATTTGAGAAAGATCCTGAATATGCAGGAGATTGGATTTAAAAATAGCATCATCATTTTTGATAGTGTACAAGAATTGGACCGACTGGAAATATTAGCACAGGATAGGGTTGTGAAAGTTGGTTTGCGAATGGCTATTAATGAGGAATCTCAATCTGCCTACTATACTTCCAGAATGGGAATTCGCAGTAACGAAATTATAAACTTTTATCACGATAGAATTAAGAACAATCCTAAGTTTGAGCTTAAAATGCTGCACTTTTTTGTTGATTCTGGAATTAAGGATAGTTTATATTACTGGGGTGAATTTCAGAAGGCCCTTAAGGTTTATGCTGAATTAAAAAAGGATAGTGAAAGCTTGGATTCATTTAATTTAGGTGGAGGGTTCCCGATACGTAATCATCTGGGATTCGAGTATCAGTATGAATATCTGATTAATGAGATTATTGCTAACATTAAAGATGCCTGCACTAAAGAAGGGATTCCTGAGCCGGATATCTATACAGAATTTGGTAAGTATACGGTAGGCGAAAGTGGTGCAATCGTATTTAAAGTACTGGAACAGAAACAGCAAAATGATACTGAATCATGGTATTTAATTGATAATAGTTTGATGAATACGATTCCTGACGCTTGGTCTATTCATGAGAAATTTATTTTATTACCTATAAATAAATGGAAAAATGAATACAAGCGTGTAAATATTGGTGGAATCAGTTGTGATCATTCAGACTATTACAATTCTGAAGATCTAAATCAAGAAGTTTTACTACCGAGCTATTCTGATGATGAAAAAGAACCTTTATATATTGGTTTTTTCCATACTGGGGCATATCAGGATGCTATAAGCGGATATGGTGGCATTAAGCATTGTTTGATTCCATCTCCAAAGCATGTTATTATTGATAGAGATGAAAAAGGCAATTTTTTCGATTATGTATACCGAAATGAGCAATCTGCCGATGAAATGTTTAAACTATTAGGATATAATAAATAA
- a CDS encoding VOC family protein produces MKKQFLGLRTTIYKTNELAKAKKWYSKAFETSPYFDEDFYVGFNIGGFELGLLPETDSSASKTDNVLSYWGVDDINKSFSHLLEAGAVVHEKPTNVGGELWVASVKDPWGNVIGIIYNPAFKLE; encoded by the coding sequence ATGAAAAAACAATTTTTAGGTTTACGAACTACCATATACAAAACAAATGAACTTGCAAAAGCAAAAAAGTGGTACTCCAAAGCTTTTGAGACTTCGCCCTATTTCGATGAAGATTTTTACGTTGGATTTAATATCGGGGGATTTGAATTAGGCCTTTTGCCTGAGACAGACTCAAGCGCTTCAAAAACAGATAATGTTTTATCATACTGGGGAGTTGATGATATCAACAAATCATTTTCACATTTACTAGAAGCGGGTGCTGTTGTTCACGAGAAGCCTACAAATGTAGGAGGAGAACTTTGGGTAGCAAGTGTAAAAGATCCCTGGGGAAATGTGATCGGCATTATTTATAATCCGGCATTTAAATTAGAATAG
- a CDS encoding acetate uptake transporter — protein sequence MSNVKLGNPAVVGLGGFGLTTLLLQFHNIGLCGLGPVVAMGFVFGGFAQLMAGMLEHKNGNNFGFAAFCGYGSFWIGLGLIWLMNFYGVYKSSTTDVGFYLVAWTLFTAILWVASFFINSAMATTFTTLLIGFILLDLGHFGFPILDEVAGYELIICALCAWYMMAAIIINDVAGRTILKVGKPWIKAI from the coding sequence ATGAGTAATGTAAAGTTAGGAAATCCGGCTGTAGTCGGTCTTGGAGGGTTTGGTTTGACAACCCTTCTATTGCAATTCCATAATATCGGATTGTGTGGATTAGGTCCGGTTGTAGCAATGGGATTTGTTTTTGGTGGATTTGCACAACTTATGGCTGGTATGCTAGAACACAAAAACGGTAACAATTTCGGTTTTGCAGCTTTTTGTGGCTACGGTTCATTTTGGATCGGTTTAGGACTTATCTGGCTGATGAATTTCTATGGCGTTTACAAATCATCGACTACTGATGTTGGATTTTACTTGGTAGCCTGGACATTGTTTACTGCAATTTTATGGGTAGCATCATTCTTTATTAATTCTGCAATGGCTACCACTTTTACCACATTACTTATTGGTTTCATTCTTTTGGACTTAGGTCACTTTGGATTTCCAATTTTAGATGAAGTAGCAGGATACGAACTTATTATTTGTGCATTATGCGCTTGGTACATGATGGCTGCTATCATTATCAACGACGTTGCTGGTCGTACGATTTTGAAAGTGGGTAAACCATGGATTAAAGCGATTTAA